In Myxocyprinus asiaticus isolate MX2 ecotype Aquarium Trade chromosome 8, UBuf_Myxa_2, whole genome shotgun sequence, a single genomic region encodes these proteins:
- the fgg gene encoding fibrinogen gamma chain, translating to MAPFMHVASSILLISTLTSAQLGRYNSPAQDTCDPNTGFGTYCPTTCGVADYLQKYKPAIDKQLNEMEKDLKEIANLTKGAQDKVVYLKDSETQAQKQAPDTFIKKSSSMLDDILRFEKSILAQEAQIYQLQSTLQSNEKRITDLKQMSLQLDQMCSEPCKDTVEIQTITGKDCQDIANKGGKVSGLYYVKPARALESFLVYCEIDSFGRGWTVLQRRRDGSVDFNKNWNQYKEGFGYLSPNDKTEFWLGNEKIHLLSVQSSVPYVLRIELVDWEGNKKYADYSTFKIGPEIDAYRLTYAYYFGGDAGDAFDGVDFGVDPSDKFYTSHNGMQFSTPDKDNDKFHDHCALQEGSGWWMNRCHAAHLNGKYYNGGKYTEKDTQYGYDNGIIWATWHSRWYSLKETTMKIIPINRISAGGQQTGVKQFGGLGEI from the exons ATGGCCCCGTTCATGCATGTGGCTTCTTCCATCCTGCTGATTTCTACATTAACATCAGCT CAGTTAGGAAGGTACAATTCACCAGCACAAGACACATGTGACCCAAACACTGGGTTT GGGACATACTGCCCAACCACATGTGGAGTCGCTGATTACCTACAGAAATACAAGCCTGCGATTGACAAACAGCTGAATGAAATGGAGAAGGATTTAAAGGAAATCGCCAACCTTACCAAAGGAGCACAGGACAAAGTGGTCTATCTAAAAGACTCAGAAACACAAGCACAAAAACAAGCACCAG ATACATTCATCAAGAAATCCTCAAGCATGCTGGATGATATACTGCGATTTGAGAAGAGCATTCTCGCTCAGGAAGCTCAAATATA TCAACTGCAGTCAACCCTACAGAGTAATGAGAAAAGAATAACTGATCTGAAGCAGATGTCTCTCCAGCTGGACCAGATGTGCAGCGAGCCCTGCAAAGACACTGTGGAGATTCAGACAATCACAGGCAAAG ATTGTCAGGACATTGCAAACAAAGGTGGTAAGGTCAGTGGACTCTACTATGTGAAACCAGCCAGGGCTCTTGAGTCATTTCTGGTCTACTGTGAGATAGACAGCTTTGGACGTGGATGGACGGTACTTCAGAGG AGGCGGGATGGTAGTGTTGACTTCAACAAAAACTGGAATCAATATAAGGAAGGCTTTGGGTATCTCTCACCGAACGATAAAACAGAGTTCTGGCTGGGGAATGAGAAGATACATCTGTTGTCTGTTCAGTCCAGCGTGCCTTATGTGCTGAGGATAGAGCTGGTCGATTGGGAAGGCAACAAAAA GTATGCCGATTATTCCACGTTCAAAATTGGACCAGAAATTGATGCATACCGTTTGACGTATGCATATTACTTTGGTGGAGATGCCGGTGATGCTTTCGATGGTGTTGACTTTGGTGTTGATCCCAGTGACAAATTCTACACATCTCACAATGGCATGCAGTTCAGTACACCTGACAAAGACAATGACAAGTTCCACGATCACTGTGCCTTACAGGAGGGCTCTGGCTGGTGGATGAACCGCTGTCATGCTGCTCATCTCAATGGAAAATACTACAATG gTGGCAAGTACACAGAGAAGGACACACAATATGGATATGATAACGGAATTATCTGGGCCACATGGCACAGTCGCTGGTATTCTCTGAAGGAGACCACCATGAAGATCATTCCCATCAACAGAATCAGTGCTGGGGGGCAGCAAACTGGTGTCAAGCAGTTTGGAGGACTGGGAGAGATTTAA
- the plrg1 gene encoding pleiotropic regulator 1, with protein sequence MTEDVQKHSVHTLVFRSLKRTHDMFVSDHAKPISLDEKSHKVKMAAKMRTEYGPVLHMPVLKEGRDKGQLHTSDPYGQLGYPLSDNSSDYLVTGTHLYPSAPGVALTADTQMQKMPSEAGIHSMALALPPSQARQDASRTAASVGDIHRHAGGAERSQPPQHALSLLEGGTKNSSLVARKAPTMPKPQWHPPWKLYRVISGHLGWVRSIAVEPGNQWFVTGSADRTIKIWDLASGKLKLSLTGHISTVRGVAVSTRSPYLFSCGEDKQVKCWDLEYNKVIRHYHGHLSAVYDLDLHPTIDVLVTCSRDATARVWDIRTKANVHTLSGHTNTVATVKCQSAEPQVITGSHDTTIRLWDLIAGKTRATLTNHKKSVRALVLHPRQYTFASGSPDNIKQWKFPDGNFIQNLSGHNAIINTLAVNSDGVLVSGADNGTIHMWDWRTGYNFQRIHAAVQPGSLDSESGIFACVFDQSESRLITAEADKTIKVYREDDTATEESHPVNWKPEILKRKRF encoded by the exons GATGTTCAGAAGCACTCAGTGCACACGCTTGTGTTTCGCTCTCTAAAGAGGACTCATGATATGTTTGTGTCGGATCATGCCAAACCAATATCACTGGACGAGAAGAG CCACAAGGTGAAGATGGCAGCAAAGATGAGGACAGAATACGGGCCTGTGTTACACATGCCCGTGTTGAAGGAGGGCAGAGACAAAGGGCAACTCCACACTTCTGATCCGTATGGCCAGCTGGGATACCCACTGTCTG ACAATAGTTCAGATTACCTGGTGACAGGAACTCATCTGTACCCGTCTGCTCCAG GAGTGGCCCTCACTGCAGACACACAGATGCAGAAGATGCCTAGTGAAGCAGGCATTCATTCCATGGCTCTGGCTCTTCCTCCCTCTCAAGCAAG GCAGGATGCCAGTCGAACTGCTGCCAGTGTGGGAGATATCCACAGACATGCAGGAGGCGCAGAGAGATCTCAACCTCCACAGCACGCACTG TCTCTTTTGGAAGGAGGCACCAAGAATTCTTCACTAGTGGCTAGAAAGGCTCCTACAATGCCCAAACCTCAATGGCATCCACCATGGAAACTGTATAGA GTCATCAGTGGGCATCTGGGATGGGTCAGGTCTATAGCAGTGGAGCCTGGTAACCAGTGGTTTGTGACTGGATCAGCAGACAGAACTATAAAA ATTTGGGATCTTGCCAGCGGTAAGCTGAAGTTGTCTCTGACGGGTCACATCAGCACAGTGAGAGGGGTGGCTGTCAGCACACGCAGCCCTTACCTCTTCTCGTGCGGGGAGGACAAACAGGTCAAATGCTGGGATCTGGAATATAACAAG GTTATAAGACACTATCACGGTCATCTAAGTGCAGTTTATGACCTTGACCTTCACCCTACTATTGATGTCCTCGTGACCTGCAGTCGAGACGCCACAGCGAGA GTTTGGGATATCAGGACCAAAGCAAATGTCCACACCCTTTCTGGACACACTAACACCGTGGCTACAGTCAAATGTCAAAGTGCCGAGCCTCAGGTGATTACTG GCAGTCATGACACCACTATTAGACTCTGGGATCTGATCGCTGGAAAGACGAGAGCCACACTTACCAACCACAAGAAATCTGTCAGAGCATTGGTGCTCCATCCCAGACA gTACACCTTTGCTTCTGGCTCTCCAGACAACATTAAGCAGTGGAAATTTCCTGATGGGAACTTTATCCAGAATCTTTCAGGACATAATGCCATCATCAACACACTGGCTGTCAATTCAGATGGAGTACTTGTGTCAGGAG CTGATAACGGCACCATTCACATGTGGGATTGGAGGACTGGCTATAACTTCCAGAGGATTCATGCAGCGGTGCAGCCCGGTTCTCTGGACAGCGAGTCGGGGATCTTTGCGTGTGTGTTTGATCAGTCTGAGAGTCGGCTCATAACGGCAGAGGCTGACAAAACCATTAAGGTCTACAGAGAGGACGACACAGCT ACTGAGGAATCCCACCCGGTTAATTGGAAACCTGagatcctgaagagaaaaagattttag